The following are encoded in a window of Bacillota bacterium genomic DNA:
- a CDS encoding extracellular solute-binding protein: protein MKSRHIMAVLVVLLTLSFAMSSVDAKIVFSARNDQKLVELYNKILDAFREEYPEIEVVFEPLSGLWYEQFTIRLMGGIAPDVMASIVRYRVLRDSPGLGLQR, encoded by the coding sequence ATGAAATCAAGACACATTATGGCTGTTTTGGTGGTTCTTCTGACACTTAGTTTTGCCATGAGCAGTGTGGATGCAAAGATCGTGTTTAGCGCACGAAATGATCAGAAGTTGGTGGAGCTCTACAACAAAATCCTAGATGCGTTCCGGGAGGAATACCCAGAGATAGAGGTAGTATTCGAGCCCTTGTCCGGGTTATGGTATGAGCAGTTTACGATCCGCCTAATGGGCGGTATCGCCCCTGATGTTATGGCTTCAATTGTACGGTATCGGGTTCTACGTGACTCCCCGGGCCTGGGTCTACAACGCTGA
- a CDS encoding LacI family transcriptional regulator — MVTIKDVAREANVSASTVSRVLSKSANVSKEKRERVLAAMKKLGYVPNLAAQSLRGNGSFVNSWTKGIGVIVSSKAMEISPEFFTPILEGIQIEAEQQNQVVAFNRRIDEFANKPSLLNELAPEVATGLVFVGCSPYNDQVLSQVVDGEVPIVLVEFTYKGLDAVIADKWDGMRQAVNHLASFGHRQIVYVGPVDERARGFEMALQEAELCRSGDIIFPAEFSLREGYRACREVLGRRSFTGLVAASDAIAFGAIRAIHDAGLSVPEDVSVLGFDDVPMAEFLTPRLTTVAVNKVDMGRYAVRRLMDSATIAGLELSGTVTICPVGLVVRESTGPAKS, encoded by the coding sequence TTGGTTACGATTAAGGATGTGGCGCGAGAGGCCAATGTTTCAGCGTCGACGGTATCAAGGGTACTGTCTAAAAGCGCAAATGTCAGCAAAGAAAAGCGCGAACGGGTTCTCGCAGCCATGAAGAAGCTGGGGTATGTTCCCAATCTTGCTGCCCAGTCTCTGCGCGGCAACGGGTCTTTTGTAAACAGCTGGACGAAAGGCATAGGAGTGATCGTGAGCAGCAAGGCGATGGAGATTTCCCCGGAATTCTTTACCCCAATCCTGGAAGGTATCCAAATCGAAGCGGAGCAGCAGAACCAAGTCGTGGCGTTTAACCGCAGGATCGATGAGTTTGCCAACAAACCTTCGCTGCTGAACGAGCTGGCACCGGAAGTGGCTACAGGCCTAGTCTTCGTGGGATGTTCTCCCTATAATGATCAGGTCCTGTCGCAGGTGGTGGACGGGGAAGTTCCCATCGTACTGGTGGAGTTCACCTACAAAGGGCTGGATGCGGTGATCGCAGACAAATGGGATGGCATGCGCCAAGCTGTAAACCATCTGGCATCCTTTGGGCATAGGCAAATTGTCTATGTGGGCCCCGTCGACGAACGGGCCCGAGGTTTCGAAATGGCCCTACAGGAAGCAGAGCTCTGCCGAAGCGGAGACATCATCTTTCCGGCGGAGTTTTCTCTGCGGGAAGGGTACAGGGCCTGCCGTGAAGTGCTGGGCCGCAGAAGCTTTACCGGGCTGGTTGCCGCTTCGGATGCTATTGCCTTTGGGGCGATCAGGGCCATTCATGATGCTGGTCTATCTGTGCCAGAGGATGTCTCGGTGCTGGGTTTTGATGATGTGCCGATGGCGGAGTTCCTTACCCCGCGGCTGACCACTGTTGCTGTTAATAAGGTGGATATGGGGCGCTATGCTGTCAGGCGGTTGATGGACAGTGCAACTATTGCCGGGCTGGAGTTGTCGGGTACGGTGACCATATGCCCAGTGGGGTTGGTGGTGAGAGAGTCTACGGGACCGGCGAAAAGCTGA
- a CDS encoding Gfo/Idh/MocA family oxidoreductase: protein MSLNVGVVGVGVRGRHSLEQMLRKVEGVQIRSLSMYPGTHPVLLEGFTEARAREYAANLGASYLEDWRQVVQDPEVDIISVMVEPAAAYPVIMEAIASGKHVLCDKPMVKSPEEAENIRRAVAESGVQLMVFFWARYLPPFRDLRRQVAEGVIGRPVAASMEFIMGNGPLGGFTASAEYLQGYGGGELVTFGCYGVDYLCWLLGEPHALQAGAFPYFYPDYQAVGMDSLGFVGIEFKDGSIGNLTTGRSPGSMAIIRVNVTGESGVLRADVNLKAPGLVSDAQMEMITDFVSSIRGEKPAGDLPGCQDGCYNARVLSAAYEAIEKGKTILI, encoded by the coding sequence ATGTCACTTAACGTGGGTGTTGTTGGTGTAGGTGTGCGGGGCAGGCACAGCCTCGAACAGATGCTAAGAAAAGTAGAAGGAGTACAGATCAGGAGCCTAAGCATGTACCCGGGTACGCACCCGGTTCTCTTGGAAGGATTTACGGAGGCTAGGGCAAGGGAGTACGCCGCGAATCTAGGTGCTAGCTATCTTGAAGACTGGCGCCAAGTGGTGCAAGATCCAGAGGTGGACATCATTAGTGTCATGGTGGAGCCGGCTGCGGCCTATCCGGTAATCATGGAAGCCATCGCTTCGGGGAAACACGTTCTTTGCGACAAGCCTATGGTGAAAAGTCCCGAAGAGGCTGAAAACATCCGGCGGGCCGTCGCTGAAAGTGGAGTTCAGCTGATGGTGTTTTTCTGGGCTAGGTACCTTCCTCCGTTTCGAGATCTTAGGAGACAGGTCGCGGAGGGTGTGATCGGTCGGCCGGTTGCTGCGTCAATGGAGTTTATCATGGGCAATGGACCGTTGGGTGGTTTTACGGCTTCAGCAGAATACCTCCAGGGCTATGGTGGTGGTGAACTGGTCACTTTTGGGTGCTATGGCGTGGACTACCTGTGTTGGCTGCTGGGTGAACCCCACGCACTGCAGGCTGGGGCCTTTCCATATTTTTATCCTGATTATCAAGCGGTAGGTATGGACTCCCTTGGGTTTGTGGGGATTGAGTTCAAGGATGGCAGCATCGGGAACCTGACCACGGGTCGGAGTCCTGGTAGCATGGCGATCATCCGCGTGAATGTAACTGGTGAAAGCGGGGTGCTTCGGGCTGATGTCAATCTAAAGGCACCGGGGCTAGTAAGCGATGCTCAGATGGAAATGATCACAGATTTTGTCTCTAGCATCCGTGGTGAAAAGCCCGCAGGGGATCTGCCGGGGTGTCAGGATGGCTGCTACAATGCTCGGGTTCTCAGTGCTGCTTATGAGGCGATTGAAAAAGGAAAGACCATATTAATCTAA
- a CDS encoding extracellular solute-binding protein — protein sequence MLWLQLYGIGFYVTPRAWVYNADLFQEAGVPFPDLEFTWDDIVSYGTKLTVDRTGDGVPEVYAVNNYGIATWTWEPILVSFGGSMFNDYLRPTEFTMNQPGAMRGMQFYVDLSVVHGVAPRLAPGQGQNLLNIAAGNVAMAGEGAPPTLKPPKYDYDIRIMASPLGPNGRYIRAALEVLWIPSVSQNKEEAWKLIEFMAGPVAQRILAEEYEGALPVSIDTIIEYMNPEWPIHLILEESTTMTSSAPMAQIGPILEREIGPVYWGTASLDSVIMKVKPAIDAILQGQ from the coding sequence ATGTTATGGCTTCAATTGTACGGTATCGGGTTCTACGTGACTCCCCGGGCCTGGGTCTACAACGCTGACCTCTTCCAGGAAGCCGGGGTTCCCTTTCCGGATCTGGAGTTCACTTGGGACGATATTGTTAGTTACGGTACCAAGCTAACCGTCGACAGAACAGGGGACGGAGTGCCGGAAGTCTATGCGGTGAACAACTATGGGATCGCCACTTGGACTTGGGAGCCGATTTTGGTTTCCTTTGGTGGTTCCATGTTCAATGATTACCTCCGTCCTACTGAGTTCACAATGAATCAGCCAGGGGCGATGCGGGGGATGCAGTTCTATGTAGACCTCAGCGTTGTGCACGGGGTTGCTCCTCGTTTGGCTCCAGGCCAGGGACAGAATCTGCTAAATATTGCCGCAGGCAATGTTGCCATGGCCGGGGAAGGGGCACCACCAACCCTGAAGCCACCGAAATATGACTATGATATCCGGATTATGGCCAGCCCATTGGGTCCAAACGGTCGGTATATCCGTGCTGCGTTGGAAGTGCTTTGGATTCCGAGTGTTAGCCAGAACAAAGAGGAAGCTTGGAAGTTGATCGAATTTATGGCCGGACCGGTGGCACAACGGATTCTGGCTGAAGAGTACGAAGGGGCACTACCGGTTTCCATTGACACCATCATCGAGTACATGAACCCCGAATGGCCGATTCATCTCATCTTAGAAGAGTCGACGACCATGACCAGTAGCGCCCCGATGGCCCAAATCGGTCCAATCTTAGAGCGGGAGATCGGGCCCGTTTACTGGGGCACGGCTAGTCTAGACAGTGTGATTATGAAGGTAAAACCGGCGATCGATGCTATCCTGCAGGGACAGTAA
- a CDS encoding LamG domain-containing protein: MAYMHIALIMVLILLLMVAGCSAAPASILLLDTFSEVRESQGIRHTIAEVISKQSGEVGGTVGMDVELVHGESPLYPGVRSVSSSGRVTYPALGNISLEQGTVEVWVTTLPGFRGRSQYLFRLRVDQNNGLGLYYNGNERAIVAWITNDTPDKNAANNEFRTFMVSNILDWKENEQHHVCVTWSNGHQILYLDGVPVRWQEFNGEIGGTLNDRSVIEIGESTGMVINAVRVWDQPRSPRFIHEVPTVSDQEEQFLFPVRVGLEDDELGELGEEELATDLYRMRIDKESGLPASLIHRQAKVDLLFQPVRLVLSGQEVDVRAREYQKQEDALVVVQEIQQHPELKVTSRYQTFGDYVEWKVSIRNTGEEDWRGDVGVNFPAVSPDDMAFLAADDNPFPARNGMAQYGGDRSRIQGWTGYANTYLPLSAVYHGERDYGLTVCQPPDTLGLIRFDFGSEVPLGIMGITNYDLTIKAGQEQTITYYLVLHEGDWRPVLKWMVQRFPEVFVSPHEKNPLDGPMIVGGPSDFYFLTELENFGIVYRQMGTTDGNELFFGRYVPEDPSPNVLKFYEGLSAQIESAEHHGIKGLLYINARECQSLPLAKERFADSLQYTVDGAILESYSFGAKMTCRPGSSWFNHMLQQAEALLDAVPNAHGIQFDNSWEKEYAEIIHAVSELVRSRGLVIASNGASSNSAGAVDSIMAEGTRRSLGGMQYLCLEKPMTYLPLYLNHALGLSERELAAPALIENLEQDIKGCLLAKAFYSLNYRGLRKFDNEGINLLLHYVPLREPMYGAKWYLEAHALVTPEDIDGNIFQTADGGFVIYLVSWEGMPFKAEPKDPFKIAANLKGFEVTRVLQRHIEDSTEVEVSFSAMGPSLEVEVNGHRSITMLRIEGNWQ, translated from the coding sequence GTGGCATATATGCATATCGCCTTGATTATGGTTTTGATCTTGTTGTTGATGGTGGCTGGGTGCTCTGCGGCCCCCGCTAGCATTCTTCTCCTAGATACCTTTTCTGAGGTTAGAGAGTCACAAGGAATAAGGCACACCATCGCCGAGGTGATCTCTAAGCAGTCCGGAGAGGTGGGGGGAACCGTAGGCATGGATGTAGAGCTGGTACACGGCGAATCGCCGTTATACCCTGGTGTTAGGTCTGTAAGTTCTTCGGGCAGGGTTACCTACCCTGCCCTGGGGAACATATCCCTGGAGCAGGGGACTGTCGAAGTATGGGTTACTACACTTCCGGGATTCCGTGGCCGCAGCCAATACCTGTTTCGACTCCGGGTTGACCAGAACAACGGCCTGGGGTTGTATTATAACGGCAATGAGCGGGCGATCGTCGCTTGGATCACCAACGACACACCAGATAAGAACGCGGCCAATAACGAATTCAGGACGTTCATGGTTAGTAATATCTTGGATTGGAAAGAAAACGAACAGCATCACGTTTGTGTAACGTGGAGCAATGGTCACCAGATACTGTATCTGGATGGTGTCCCAGTCCGATGGCAGGAGTTCAACGGTGAAATCGGTGGCACTCTCAATGACCGTTCAGTGATTGAAATTGGAGAGTCCACTGGCATGGTGATAAACGCAGTGCGGGTTTGGGATCAGCCGCGGTCACCACGGTTCATCCATGAAGTGCCCACCGTGTCCGATCAAGAGGAGCAGTTCCTCTTCCCTGTCCGGGTAGGCCTTGAGGATGATGAACTGGGTGAACTCGGAGAAGAAGAGTTGGCCACAGATTTGTACAGGATGCGCATCGACAAGGAGAGCGGACTCCCTGCATCCCTAATTCATAGACAGGCGAAGGTGGATCTTCTGTTTCAACCAGTGCGGTTGGTTCTATCTGGCCAGGAGGTAGACGTACGGGCCCGGGAGTACCAAAAACAAGAAGATGCGCTGGTGGTTGTCCAGGAAATCCAGCAACATCCAGAATTGAAAGTGACAAGCCGGTATCAGACTTTTGGGGACTATGTGGAGTGGAAGGTGAGCATCAGGAATACCGGGGAGGAAGACTGGCGCGGCGACGTTGGTGTCAATTTCCCCGCTGTTAGCCCTGACGATATGGCTTTCCTTGCCGCAGATGATAATCCATTTCCGGCGCGTAACGGGATGGCCCAGTATGGTGGCGATCGAAGCCGGATCCAGGGCTGGACTGGTTATGCAAATACCTACCTGCCGTTGTCTGCGGTGTATCATGGGGAGCGGGATTATGGGCTGACCGTGTGCCAGCCGCCAGATACTTTAGGGCTCATCCGCTTTGATTTTGGATCAGAAGTGCCCCTGGGTATAATGGGCATCACCAACTACGATCTTACGATCAAGGCCGGGCAAGAGCAGACTATTACTTACTATCTTGTGCTCCATGAAGGTGACTGGCGGCCGGTACTAAAATGGATGGTGCAGAGGTTCCCAGAGGTCTTTGTCAGCCCTCATGAGAAGAACCCGTTGGATGGTCCCATGATTGTAGGAGGACCGTCAGATTTCTACTTCCTTACGGAACTGGAAAACTTCGGGATTGTCTACCGGCAGATGGGCACAACCGACGGGAACGAACTCTTTTTCGGACGGTATGTACCTGAAGACCCCAGCCCCAACGTCCTGAAGTTCTATGAAGGGCTCAGTGCCCAAATCGAGAGTGCTGAGCACCACGGCATCAAAGGATTGCTGTATATTAACGCTAGGGAATGTCAGAGCCTCCCGTTGGCCAAAGAACGGTTTGCTGACTCACTGCAGTACACTGTTGACGGGGCTATTCTGGAAAGCTACAGTTTTGGTGCCAAGATGACCTGCCGCCCGGGATCCAGTTGGTTTAACCATATGCTCCAACAGGCGGAGGCCCTCTTAGATGCAGTTCCCAACGCGCATGGGATCCAGTTCGACAATAGCTGGGAGAAAGAATATGCGGAGATAATCCACGCGGTGTCTGAATTGGTGCGCTCTAGGGGGCTGGTGATTGCTTCCAATGGTGCCTCTTCCAACTCTGCTGGAGCAGTGGACTCCATTATGGCTGAGGGGACGCGCCGGTCCCTAGGCGGCATGCAGTATCTTTGTTTGGAAAAGCCGATGACCTATCTGCCGCTTTATCTGAACCACGCCTTAGGTCTCAGTGAGCGAGAACTGGCGGCACCGGCCTTGATCGAGAACCTTGAGCAGGATATCAAAGGGTGCCTGCTTGCGAAAGCTTTCTATAGCCTGAACTATCGCGGGCTTAGGAAGTTCGACAACGAAGGGATCAACCTCCTGCTCCACTATGTGCCGCTCAGGGAACCTATGTATGGGGCGAAGTGGTACTTAGAGGCTCATGCGTTGGTTACACCAGAGGACATCGATGGGAATATATTCCAGACCGCTGATGGTGGCTTTGTCATCTACTTGGTCTCCTGGGAGGGGATGCCCTTCAAGGCAGAGCCCAAGGACCCATTCAAGATAGCGGCCAACCTCAAAGGATTTGAGGTGACCCGGGTGCTGCAGAGGCACATCGAGGATAGTACCGAGGTTGAGGTGAGCTTTTCTGCCATGGGACCTAGTCTAGAGGTGGAGGTTAATGGCCATCGATCCATCACTATGCTCCGGATCGAGGGGAATTGGCAGTAG
- a CDS encoding extracellular solute-binding protein — translation MLIVVGAGLTATGAPQRVELLYPAGNWRIAWEALAEAFNASQDEYVVVLKAQSSPSEFMVRTVSGAPPDLVHMHRSDTAHILNGLLEPIGGLIERDGFDLGQMFPIVLDVSYQSGAMAGGDLYDLPFAWGAVVFGYISTFFDEAGLEYPSNDWTWDDVESYASKLTLVQQSGFSILPQRFGLWFSAAGPWTWPPLVEGWGGMLYDERIFPKETLLHEPEAIAALEFMADLITVRRTVVPTDQLEAFSFKTGKSAMAELAPSHIGDVRESLGAMNLEWQLVAYPSGPVRQTTRLFTENLAIPRNARNVEGAWAFMKFVCGPEGQKILGTVTGIPVNIEAAASSFVDPNTPQHEELYLHASEYAHSFYFLVDQAAVQSMLEKEFGPVWNGRRSVQEAVEMVKPAIDAKLQADYAALFGN, via the coding sequence ATGCTGATTGTGGTGGGTGCAGGCCTTACCGCTACTGGTGCACCGCAGAGGGTCGAACTGTTGTACCCCGCTGGTAACTGGCGGATTGCTTGGGAAGCATTAGCGGAGGCGTTCAATGCATCACAAGATGAATACGTTGTTGTACTGAAAGCCCAGTCGTCGCCCAGTGAGTTCATGGTTAGAACTGTGTCTGGTGCGCCTCCTGACCTAGTTCATATGCACAGGAGTGATACGGCCCATATCTTAAACGGACTTCTTGAGCCCATCGGAGGACTGATTGAACGAGACGGTTTTGACTTGGGACAGATGTTTCCAATTGTTCTCGACGTTTCCTATCAATCAGGTGCCATGGCAGGGGGGGACCTCTATGATCTGCCCTTTGCGTGGGGAGCTGTTGTGTTCGGCTACATCAGTACGTTTTTTGATGAAGCTGGGTTGGAGTATCCGTCCAATGATTGGACCTGGGATGACGTGGAGAGTTATGCGTCTAAACTAACCCTAGTACAGCAATCCGGATTCAGCATCCTGCCACAGCGCTTTGGACTGTGGTTTTCTGCAGCTGGTCCATGGACCTGGCCGCCCTTGGTCGAAGGATGGGGTGGTATGCTTTATGATGAACGGATATTCCCGAAAGAGACCTTGCTTCACGAGCCGGAAGCCATCGCGGCACTGGAGTTTATGGCAGATCTTATCACCGTAAGGAGGACTGTTGTGCCTACAGACCAGCTCGAAGCCTTTTCATTCAAGACGGGCAAGAGTGCAATGGCGGAGCTGGCGCCTTCCCATATTGGAGATGTCCGGGAAAGCTTAGGAGCAATGAATCTGGAATGGCAGCTTGTGGCCTATCCTTCCGGTCCGGTGCGCCAGACCACTCGCCTTTTCACGGAAAACTTAGCCATACCCCGGAATGCACGCAACGTGGAGGGGGCGTGGGCATTTATGAAGTTTGTCTGCGGGCCAGAAGGCCAAAAGATCCTGGGAACAGTGACCGGAATCCCAGTGAACATTGAAGCGGCTGCCAGTAGCTTCGTCGATCCGAACACTCCCCAGCATGAAGAACTATATCTCCATGCGTCGGAATATGCCCACAGTTTCTACTTCCTGGTGGATCAAGCTGCGGTACAGTCCATGCTAGAAAAGGAATTTG
- a CDS encoding Gfo/Idh/MocA family oxidoreductase, whose translation MTRLGIAVVGAGGHNIATANHLPAIKKIPELNLVLLMDKNPKVKEYAEEYGVEWTLDFDEVLARDDVHIVDICSPDWLHAEQTIKALEAGKHVLCEKPMALSVSDARSMVEVAEKNGRKLQIMANYRYYPEWNYVKQVVDSGQLGRPRHLKYIVQKPFFSYPPDSPYRKKWTGGQFIHNGVHYVDLICYLLGSQPTDVAGMSLSYYPTSDRLETDNYVLCSMLLENGASAVCEMNLCVQPGTPAFERVVVIGEEDNLDVSLMGSSLSEYTGDGYRSVPLPPKEHQEPIRIVIQDFVESILHGKKQTIPPDYSLRIFEGCMATLLAVEEQRTMGLPLAEE comes from the coding sequence ATGACCAGATTAGGCATAGCTGTGGTAGGAGCTGGTGGTCATAATATTGCCACGGCCAATCATCTGCCTGCCATTAAGAAGATACCGGAACTAAACCTTGTTCTGCTTATGGACAAAAACCCAAAGGTAAAAGAATACGCAGAAGAGTACGGTGTCGAATGGACATTGGATTTCGACGAAGTCTTGGCGCGGGATGATGTACACATTGTGGACATTTGTTCTCCTGACTGGCTTCACGCGGAACAGACGATCAAGGCTTTGGAGGCAGGTAAGCACGTACTGTGTGAAAAGCCCATGGCCTTATCTGTCAGTGATGCCCGGTCTATGGTGGAGGTTGCAGAGAAAAACGGTAGGAAGCTGCAGATCATGGCGAACTACCGCTATTACCCCGAGTGGAATTATGTAAAACAGGTGGTGGACTCAGGGCAGCTCGGTAGGCCCAGACATCTAAAATACATCGTTCAGAAGCCGTTCTTCAGCTATCCTCCGGATAGTCCGTATCGGAAAAAGTGGACTGGTGGTCAGTTCATTCATAATGGGGTGCACTATGTAGATCTCATCTGTTATCTTCTGGGTTCGCAGCCCACTGACGTGGCCGGCATGAGCCTCTCATATTATCCCACCAGTGACCGGCTAGAGACAGACAACTACGTCCTTTGTTCCATGCTGCTGGAAAACGGTGCTTCTGCGGTATGTGAGATGAACCTATGCGTGCAACCGGGTACCCCAGCCTTTGAACGGGTAGTTGTGATCGGTGAAGAGGACAACCTTGACGTCTCACTCATGGGCAGCTCTTTGTCAGAGTATACCGGTGATGGCTATCGTTCCGTCCCACTACCGCCGAAGGAACACCAGGAACCTATCCGCATCGTGATTCAGGATTTCGTAGAGAGTATCCTCCACGGCAAGAAGCAGACTATTCCGCCGGATTATTCGCTAAGAATCTTTGAAGGGTGCATGGCGACGCTGCTAGCTGTGGAAGAACAGCGGACAATGGGGCTCCCGCTAGCGGAAGAGTAA